In Vicia villosa cultivar HV-30 ecotype Madison, WI unplaced genomic scaffold, Vvil1.0 ctg.000600F_1_1, whole genome shotgun sequence, a single window of DNA contains:
- the LOC131629707 gene encoding putative disease resistance protein RGA1, whose amino-acid sequence MAEALLGFVLENLSSLLQNEFSTIFGIKSKAEKLSTTLDLIKAVLEDAEQKQVTDRSVKVWLQQLKDAVYVLDDILDECSIQSTRLRGINPTNLVFRRDIGKRLKEITRRLDDLADSKSKFIPREGITIRESSIEVPEWRQTSSFIAEPKVFGREDDKEKIVEFLLTQAKDSDSLSIYPIVGLGGVGKTTLAQLVYNDVRVTVNFNTKIWVCVSEAFSVKRILCSIIESITSEKCDSLSLDAIQLKVQGLLQGKRYFLILDDVWNKTQQIESGLSQEKWNKLKSVLLCGSRGSSILVSTRDEDVAEIVRTCQTYHLSGLPENECWLLFKQYAFEHNREERPELVAIGKEIVKKCGGLPLAAQALGGLMRSRRGEKEWLEVKESRIWDLTHENSILPVLSLSYFHLTPTLKQCFSFCAIFPKDSLIMKEELIHLWLANGFISSRENLEVEDVGCMIWNELCQKSFFQDIKIDAYSGDISFKMHDLVHDLAQSIMGEECVIFENENVANLSKSTHHISFSFRSARHLSVYENSLKKVESLRTLFELDHCYLEHTNYFPANCSLRVLCISPSHVSSLGSLIHLRYLEFYGLEISNIPDSIYNLRKLEILKLKSLAKLICLPKRLACLQYLRHLVVERCDSLSQLFPDVGKLTFLRTLSVYMVRLKRGQSLTELRDLNLRGKLKIKGLKDVGSLSDAQDANLTAKKELQEVCMSWNINDEITEIPSFSSEQVLEGLQPHTNLKSLKIRYYNGLCFPSWIQTLTSLVSLELKGCNKCVRLSPLGKLPSLKKLRLCDMNNVKFVDDNDDDGDESHDSMDLKIFPSLEELILKKLPGLERLLKVERGEMFPCLSILKISYCFQLRWPCLPYVKDLEVYGCNNESLSSISSFYGLTTLYLAEGPGITSFPEGMFRKLTCLQTLIVKYFENLKELPNEPFNLPLERLYIIECNELDSLPEKFWEGLQSLRTLTISSCKKLRCLPEGIRHLTSLEVLSIYGCPTLKGRCKKETGEDWNKIAHIPYIRFSIFS is encoded by the coding sequence ATGGCTGAGGCCTTGCTTGGATTTGTGTTAGAGAATTTGTCATCTCTGCTTCAAAATGAATTTTCCACCATTTTCGGAATCAAGTCAAAGGCTGAAAAGCTATCAACCACCTTAGATCTCATCAAGGCTGTTCTTGAAGATGCTGAGCAGAAACAAGTCACTGACCGCTCTGTTAAGGTATGGCTGCAACAACTCAAAGATGCTGTATATGTGCTAGATGATATCCTTGATGAATGTTCCATTCAATCTACCCGGCTGAGGGGTATCAATCCAACGAATTTAGTTTTTCGTCGTGACATAGGCAAGAGGTTGAAAGAAATTACAAGGAGATTAGACGATCTTGCTGATAGTAAAAGCAAATTTATTCCTCGAGAGGGTATTACTATTAGGGAAAGCTCAATTGAAGTACCTGAATGGCGCCAAACCAGCTCTTTTATCGCGGAACCTAAAGTTTTTGGACGAGAAGATGATAAAGAGAAGATTGTTGAGTTTCTTCTCACCCAAGCGAAGGACTCTGACTCTCTTTCCATCTATCCCATTGTTGGCTTAGGCGGTGTTGGAAAAACAACTCTTGCTCAATTGGTCTACAATGATGTTAGGGTGACTGTCAATTTTAATACAAAAATTTGGGTTTGCGTTTCTGAGGCATTTTCGGTCAAGAGGATTCTATGTTCCATTATAGAATCTATCACATCTGAGAAGTGTGATTCTTTATCTTTAGATGCAATACAACTAAAGGTGCAAGGTTTGTTGCAGGGTAAAAGATACTTTCTAATTTTAGATGATGTATGGAACAAAACTCAACAAATAGAGTCTGGATTAAGCCAAGAGAAATGGAATAAGTTGAAATCTGTGTTGTTGTGTGGATCTAGAGGTTCTTCCATTTTAGTTTCCACTCGAGATGAGGATGTTGCGGAAATTGTGAGAACATGCCAAACTTATCATTTGTCTGGTCTCCCAGAAAATGAATGTTGGTTGTTGTTCAAACAATATGCATTTGAGCACAACAGAGAAGAACGCCCAGAACTTGTGGCAATAGGTAAGGAGATAGTAAAGAAATGCGGTGGATTGCCTCTTGCGGCACAAGCATTGGGAGGTCTGATGCGATCTAGGAGGGGAGAAAAAGAATGGCTTGAAGTAAAAGAGAGCAGAATTTGGGATTTAACACATGAGAATTCAATCTTGCCTGTCTTGAGTTTGAGCTACTTTCATTTAACTCCGACCTTAAAGCAGTGTTTTTCTTTTTGTGCAATATTTCCCAAAGATAGCTTAATCATGAAAGAAGAACTGATTCATCTTTGGTTGGCTAATGGATTTATTTCATCTAGAGAAAATTTGGAGGTCGAAGATGTTGGCTGCATGATTTGGAATGAATTGTGtcaaaaatcattctttcaaGACATCAAGATTGATGCATATTCTGGAGACATTTCATTCAAGATGCATGATCTTGTCCACGATCTTGCTCAGTCGATAATGGGGGAAGAATGTGTGATTTTTGAGAATGAAAATGTGGCTAATTTGTCAAAAAGTACACATCATATTAGTTTTAGTTTTCGCTCTGCTCGCCATTTATCAGTCTATGAGAATTCTTTGAAAAAAGTAGAATCCTTACGCACACTGTTTGAATTGGATCATTGTTATCTTGAACACACCAATTACTTCCCAGCGAACTGTTCTCTTCGGGTTTTATGCATCTCCCCTTCCCATGTATCATCACTCGGAAGCTTAATTCATTTGAGGTATTTGGAATTTTACGGTCTTGAAATTAGCAACATCCCTGACTCAATTTACAACTTACGTAAATTGGAAATCTTGAAATTAAAAAGTCTTGCAAAACTGATATGTCTACCGAAACGTTTGGCTTGTTTACAATATCTTAGGCATCTTGTCGTTGAACGTTGTGATTCACTTTCTCAATTGTTTCCCGACGTTGGGAAATTAACTTTCCTAAGAACATTAAGTGTATACATGGTTCGTTTAAAGAGAGGACAAAGCTTGACAGAACTACGTGATCTAAACCTCAGAGGAAAACTGAAAATCAAAGGGTTAAAAGATGTTGGTAGTTTATCTGATGCTCAAGATGCCAATTTGACAGCTAAAAAAGAACTCCAGGAAGTATGCATGTCATGGAACATCAATGATGAAATCACCGAGATCCCGAGTTTTAGTTCCGAGCAAGTACTAGAAGGGCTTCAACCTCACACAAATCTCAAAAGCTTGAAGATACGTTACTATAACGGATTATGTTTCCCAAGTTGGATCCAAACTCTAACTAGTTTAGTTTCTCTGGAACTTAAGGGTTGCAACAAGTGTGTGCGACTTTCACCACTTGGAAAACTACCATCTCTTAAGAAACTCCGACTATGTGATATGAATAATGTGAAATTTgtggatgataatgatgatgatggtgacgaATCTCACGACAGTATGGACTTGAAGATTTTCCCATCTCTTGAGGaactcatattaaaaaaattaccaGGACTGGAGAGGTTGTTGAAAGTGGAAAGAGGGGAGATGTTTCCTTgtctttctattttaaaaatttccTATTGCTTTCAACTTAGATGGCCATGTCTTCCATATGTTAAAGACCTCGAAGTATATGGATGCAACAATGAGTCACTGAGTTCAATCTCTAGCTTCTATGGTCTTACTACCCTTTACCTTGCTGAAGGTCCAGGAATAACATCCTTTCCAGAGGGGATGTTCAGAAAGCTTACTTGTCTTCAAACTCTAATTGTAAAGTATTTTGAGAACTTGAAGGAGTTACCAAATGAACCCTTTAACCTTCCTTTGGAGCGTCTGTATATCATTGAGTGCAATGAGCTTGACTCTTTACCAGAAAAATTTTGGGAAGGTCTGCAATCCCTTCGAACTTTGACAATTAGTAGTTGTAAAAAATTGAGATGCTTGCCGGAGGGTATTCGACACCTCACTTCTCTAGAGGTTCTGAGTATTTATGGATGTCCAACATTAAAGGGGCGATGCAAGAAGGAAACAGGGGAGGACTGGAACAAGATAGCGCATATTCCATATATAAGGTTTTCCATTTTTTCTTAG
- the LOC131629708 gene encoding putative disease resistance protein RGA1 has product MAEALLGVAFKNLMALLQNEFSITSQIKSKAEKLSTTLGLIKAVLEDAERKQVTDSSIKVWLQQLKDAVYVLDDILDECSIRSTRLRGSLSINPKNFIFRHDIGKRLKEITRRLDHLADSKNKFLLQESITIRKSSIEVPEWRQTSSFIAEPKVFGRQDDKEKIVEFLLTQARDSDSLSIYPIVGLGGVGKTTLVQLVYNDVRVTGNFNTKIWVCVSEAFSVKRILCSIIESITSKKCDSLPLDAIQLKVQGLLQGKTYFLVLDDVWNKTQQIESGLSQEKWNKLKSVLLCGSRGSSILVSTRDEDVAEIVRTCQTYHLSGLPENECWLLFKQYAFEHNREERPELVAIGKEIVKKCGGLPLAAQALGGLMRPRRGEKEWLEVKESRIWALTHENILPALRLSYFHLTPTLKQCFSFCAIFPKDRIIMKEELIHLWLANGFIWSRENLEAEDVGSMIWNELCQKSFFQDIKIDEYSGDISFKMHDLVHDLAQSIMGQECVILEDENMANLSKSTHHISFYFGPYLSVDESALKKVESLRSMFELNRDRYLQTDYFPFPTNSSLRVLRISPFQVLSLGSLIHLRYLELYDRKFENIPDSICNLHKLEILKLMNLSELRCLPKRLACLQNLRNLVIEDCDSLSQLFPYIGKSSRLRTLSVYIIGLERGQSLIELHNLNLRGKLNIKGLKYVGSLSHTQDANLTAKKEIHEVCMSWSVDDYITDTPTVSSEQVLEGLQPHTNLKSLKIHYYNGLCFPSWIQTLTSLVSLELKGCNNCVQLSGLGKLPSLKKLELRDMNNLKFVDDNDDDDGESHNSMNVKIFPSLEELILFNLPGLEKLLKLERGEMFPCLSFLRISFCRQLRLSCLPYVKRLSVFGCNNELLSSISSFYGLTALYLGIGTGITSFPEGMFRNLTCLQTLEVDAFSNLKELPNEPFNLALIRLHITYCNELESLPENIWEGLQSLRSLTISSCKKLRCFPEGIQHLTSLKVLNIFYCPTLEERCKKETGKDWNKIAHIPKIIIV; this is encoded by the coding sequence ATGGCAGAGGCCTTACTAGGAGTAGCATTTAAGAATTTGATGGCTCTGCTTCAAAATGAATTTTCTATCACTTCCCAAATCAAGTCAAAGGCTGAAAAGCTATCAACCACCTTAGGTCTCATCAAGGCTGTCCTTGAAGATGCTGAGCGGAAACAAGTCACTGACAGCTCTATTAAGGTGTGGCTGCAACAACTCAAAGATGCTGTATATGTGCTAGATGATATCCTTGATGAATGTTCCATTCGATCTACCCGGCTGAGGGGCTCACTTTCTATCAACCCAAAGAACTTTATTTTTCGCCATGACATAGGCAAGAGGTTGAAAGAAATTACAAGGAGATTAGACCATCTTGCTGATAGTAAAAACAAATTTCTTCTACAAGAGAGTATTACTATTAGGAAGAGCTCAATTGAAGTACCTGAATGGCGCCAAACCAGCTCTTTTATTGCTGAACCTAAAGTTTTTGGACGGCAAGATGATAAAGAGAAGATTGTTGAGTTTCTTCTTACCCAAGCAAGGGACTCTGACTCTCTTTCCATCTATCCCATTGTTGGCTTAGGCGGTGTTGGAAAAACAACTCTTGTTCAGTTGGTCTACAATGATGTCAGGGTGACTGGAAATTTTAATACAAAAATTTGGGTTTGCGTTTCTGAGGCATTTTCGGTCAAGAGGATTCTATGTTCCATTATAGAATCTATCACATCTAAGAAGTGTGATTCCTTACCTTTAGATGCAATACAACTAAAGGTGCAAGGTTTGTTGCAAGGTAAAACCTATTTTCTAGTTTTAGATGATGTATGGAACAAAACTCAACAAATAGAATCTGGATTAAGCCAAGAGAAATGGAATAAGTTGAAATCCGTGTTGTTGTGTGGATCTAGAGGTTCTTCCATTTTAGTTTCCACTCGAGATGAGGATGTTGCGGAAATTGTGAGAACATGCCAAACTTATCATTTGTCTGGTCTCCCAGAAAATGAATGTTGGTTGTTGTTCAAACAATATGCATTTGAGCACAACAGAGAAGAACGCCCAGAACTTGTGGCAATAGGTAAGGAGATAGTAAAGAAATGCGGTGGATTGCCTCTTGCGGCACAAGCATTGGGAGGTCTGATGCGACCTAGGAGGGGAGAAAAAGAATGGCTTGAAGTAAAAGAGAGCAGAATTTGGGCTTTAACACATGAGAATATCTTGCCTGCTTTGAGGTTGAGCTACTTTCACTTAACTCCGACCTTAAAGCAGTGCTTTTCTTTTTGTGCAATATTTCCCAAAGATAGAATAATCATGAAAGAAGAGCTGATTCATCTTTGGTTGGCTAATGGATTTATTTGGTCTAGAGAAAATTTGGAGGCCGAAGATGTTGGCAGCATGATTTGGAATGAATTGTgccaaaaatcattctttcaaGACATCAAGATTGATGAATATTCTGGAGACATTTCTTTTAAGATGCATGATCTTGTCCACGATCTTGCTCAGTCGATAATGGGGCAAGAATGTGTGATTTTAGAGGATGAGAACATGGCTAATTTGTCCAAAAGTACCCATCATATTAGCTTTTACTTTGGTCCTTATTTATCAGTGGATGAGAGTGCTTTGAAAAAAGTAGAGTCCTTACGCTCAATGTTTGAGTTGAATCGTGATAGATATCTACAAACTGATTACTTCCCATTCCCAACAAACTCTTCTCTTCGGGTTTTACGCATTTCCCCTTTCCAGGTATTATCACTCGGAAGCTTAATTCATTTGAGGTATTTGGAACTTTATGATCGTAAGTTCGAAAACATCCCTGACTCAATTTGTAACTTGCACAAACTGGAAATCTTGAAATTGATGAATCTTTCAGAATTGAGATGTCTACCGAAACGTTTGGCTTGCTTACAAAATCTTAGGAATCTTGTCATTGAAGATTGTGATTCACTTTCTCAATTGTTTCCCTACATTGGAAAATCATCTCGCCTAAGAACATTAAGTGTATACATCATTGGTTTAGAGAGAGGGCAAAGTTTGATAGAACTACACAATCTAAACCTTAGAGGAAAACTGAATATTAAAGGGTTAAAATATGTTGGTAGTTTATCTCATACTCAAGATGCCAATTTGACAGCTAAAAAAGAAATCCATGAAGTATGCATGTCATGGAGCGTCGATGATTATATTACTGACACCCCGACTGTTAGTTCCGAGCAAGTATTAGAAGGGCTTCAGCCACACACAAATCTCAAAAGCTTGAAGATACATTACTATAATGGCTTATGTTTCCCAAGTTGGATCCAAACTCTAACTAGTTTAGTTTCTCTTGAACTCAAGGGTTGCAACAACTGTGTGCAGCTTTCAGGACTTGGTAAACTACCATCTCTTAAGAAACTCGAACTACGTGATATGAATAATCTGAAATTTgtggatgataatgatgatgacgaTGGCGAATCTCACAACAGTATGAACGTGAAGATTTTCCCATCTCTTGAGGAACTCATATTATTTAATTTACCAGGATTAGAGAAGTTGTTGAAACTGGAAAGAGGGGAGATGTTTCCTTGTCTTTCTTTTTTAAGAATTTCCTTTTGCCGTCAACTTAGATTGTCATGTCTTCCATATGTTAAACGCCTCTCTGTATTTGGATGTAACAATGAGTTACTGAGTTCAATCTCTAGCTTCTATGGTCTTACTGCCCTTTACCTTGGTATAGGTACAGGAATAACATCCTTTCCAGAGGGGATGTTCAGAAACCTTACTTGTCTTCAAACTCTAGAAGTAGATGCCTTTTCGAACTTGAAGGAGTTACCAAATGAACCCTTTAACCTTGCTTTGATACGTCTGCATATCACTTACTGCAATGAGCTTGAGTCTTTACCAGAAAATATTTGGGAAGGTCTGCAATCCCTTCGATCCTTGACAATTAGTAGTTGTAAAAAATTGAGATGCTTTCCGGAAGGTATTCAACACCTCACTTCTCTAAAGGTGCTGAATATTTTTTATTGCCCAACATTAGAGGAGCGATGCAAGAAGGAAACGGGGAAGGACTGGAACAAGATAGCGCAtattccaaaaataattattgtTTAG